A genomic window from Alkalihalobacillus sp. AL-G includes:
- a CDS encoding plastocyanin/azurin family copper-binding protein has translation MTTLYFFIMSIIVVLSLAVIGYTVSYRKKIPCMTGMMISMTLGMSVGLTVGVILGIQLTGNLFYSTILGIIIGGATGFLAGLPVSLMAVLDGMLSGLMGGMMGAMLGDMIAPDFKEAMVKIMFVLFIAIAMILFFMMEEEFIKSRRRLFKHPLSLILLFGFIFLGFNQLGPIITESKTSIQGDDHPQHTKETQNKLVIKASEYTFSPEQVKIEEGEKVTVVFKNVGEAEHDLEIIGLQAKMTQSNQNQHQHGNSNNKVHIHAMPGEEITVSFTPVQSGTYQYVCTIPGHKESGMTGFIEVS, from the coding sequence ATGACTACATTGTATTTCTTTATTATGAGCATTATTGTTGTGCTTTCATTAGCTGTCATTGGGTATACGGTAAGCTATCGAAAGAAAATTCCTTGTATGACCGGAATGATGATTTCGATGACACTAGGTATGAGCGTGGGGTTAACAGTAGGAGTTATTTTAGGTATCCAACTTACAGGGAATCTGTTTTATTCCACAATTTTAGGGATCATAATTGGAGGAGCCACCGGTTTCTTAGCGGGTTTACCGGTTAGTTTGATGGCTGTGTTAGACGGAATGTTATCAGGATTAATGGGTGGCATGATGGGGGCAATGCTTGGGGATATGATTGCTCCGGATTTTAAGGAAGCTATGGTTAAAATTATGTTTGTTTTGTTTATAGCAATTGCGATGATTCTGTTTTTTATGATGGAAGAAGAATTTATTAAAAGTAGAAGAAGATTATTCAAGCATCCGCTTAGCTTGATTCTGCTCTTCGGATTCATTTTCTTAGGCTTCAATCAACTTGGTCCGATAATTACAGAATCAAAAACCTCCATACAAGGAGATGATCATCCTCAGCATACAAAGGAGACACAGAATAAATTAGTGATTAAGGCAAGTGAGTATACTTTTTCACCTGAACAAGTAAAAATTGAGGAAGGCGAAAAAGTAACAGTAGTGTTTAAAAATGTGGGTGAAGCAGAACATGATCTAGAAATCATTGGACTCCAGGCGAAAATGACCCAATCAAACCAAAATCAACATCAACATGGTAATAGCAATAACAAGGTACACATCCATGCGATGCCTGGGGAAGAAATAACTGTTTCATTTACACCTGTGCAGTCAGGTACATATCAATATGTTTGCACTATACCCGGGCATAAGGAATCCGGGATGACTGGATTTATAGAGGTTTCTTAA